In the Hyphomonadaceae bacterium BL14 genome, one interval contains:
- a CDS encoding glycosyltransferase family 2 protein has product MTAPNEPFAVMPNIGHHPAPEPPAVRPGPAEMRALTRPLSVIMVSYRTGPSLFLAIDAVMTAHEVAELVLVNHDNPRETVLRLDALARTRPKLRLIHSGGNLGFARGCNLGARHARGDVFLFLNPDAVLAQGAAAQMMATLRDMPEPGIVGARLMDPTGREQRGARRGELTIGSALSGFLGLARFLPFLRDVHRENEALPDDADPSPVVSGAAMMMTRTGFETLGGFDEGYFLHVEDIDICQRARTAGGSVMFEPRAVVLHYGSTSKASLFAVETWKARGLTRYFRIHCGLLGRLIAPALGPALWLALMSRAVLVRVRQQVGDKLRRLAAWRRLMRRRRNH; this is encoded by the coding sequence GTGACGGCGCCAAACGAACCGTTCGCGGTGATGCCGAACATCGGTCACCATCCAGCACCCGAGCCACCTGCTGTGCGCCCCGGCCCGGCCGAAATGCGCGCGCTGACCCGCCCGCTATCGGTGATCATGGTCAGCTACCGCACCGGCCCATCCCTGTTCCTGGCGATCGATGCCGTAATGACCGCGCACGAGGTGGCCGAACTGGTGCTGGTCAATCACGACAATCCGCGCGAGACCGTGTTGCGCCTCGACGCCCTGGCGCGCACCCGCCCCAAACTGCGGCTGATTCATTCCGGCGGCAATCTGGGATTTGCGCGCGGCTGCAATCTGGGTGCCAGGCACGCGCGCGGTGATGTGTTCTTGTTTCTCAATCCAGATGCGGTCCTGGCTCAGGGTGCCGCGGCACAGATGATGGCGACCCTGCGCGACATGCCCGAACCGGGAATTGTCGGTGCCAGATTGATGGACCCTACCGGACGCGAGCAGCGCGGGGCACGCCGCGGGGAACTGACCATAGGCTCGGCGCTGTCCGGCTTCCTGGGACTGGCGCGCTTTCTGCCCTTCCTGCGCGATGTCCACCGGGAGAACGAGGCCCTGCCCGATGATGCAGATCCGTCGCCAGTGGTGTCCGGGGCGGCGATGATGATGACCCGCACCGGGTTCGAGACACTGGGCGGGTTTGATGAAGGCTATTTTCTTCATGTCGAGGATATCGACATCTGCCAGCGCGCCCGCACGGCGGGCGGCTCGGTGATGTTCGAGCCGCGCGCGGTGGTGCTGCACTATGGCTCAACCAGCAAGGCCAGCCTGTTTGCGGTGGAAACCTGGAAAGCGCGCGGGCTGACGCGCTATTTCCGCATCCATTGCGGGCTGCTGGGACGCCTGATCGCTCCGGCTCTCGGACCCGCTCTGTGGCTCGCCTTGATGTCGCGCGCCGTGCTGGTGCGGGTGCGTCAGCAGGTTGGCGACAAGCTGCGCCGTCTGGCCGCCTGGCGCCGCCTGATGCGCCGGCGCCGCAATCACTGA
- the yidD gene encoding membrane protein insertion efficiency factor YidD: MAPSCWCLTPLPKPWRRRVCAPRKSEPQDLHCVGGQASPQRATLTRYGGDDSSLKTWPARGGLLVIAAYKVIASPVFYALGARCRHEPTCSSYAADAIRAQGLWRGSWLALGRILRCRPGGSWGVDLAPLERNSAPWWQVWAFRTPYRGHEGIS; encoded by the coding sequence ATGGCTCCATCCTGCTGGTGTTTGACGCCGCTGCCGAAGCCATGGAGGCGGCGAGTGTGCGCACCCCGTAAGTCAGAGCCACAGGACCTGCACTGTGTGGGTGGACAAGCCAGCCCGCAGCGGGCGACACTAACCCGATATGGTGGGGACGACTCATCTTTGAAGACTTGGCCGGCACGCGGCGGGTTGTTGGTTATTGCAGCGTACAAGGTGATAGCGTCGCCGGTTTTTTATGCCTTGGGAGCGCGGTGCCGGCACGAGCCGACATGCTCGTCTTACGCCGCCGACGCGATCCGGGCGCAGGGTCTATGGCGAGGGAGCTGGCTGGCTCTCGGCCGGATTTTGAGATGCCGCCCGGGCGGCAGCTGGGGGGTGGATCTGGCCCCATTGGAGCGCAACAGCGCGCCATGGTGGCAGGTCTGGGCGTTTCGCACGCCGTACAGGGGTCATGAGGGGATATCGTGA